Proteins encoded within one genomic window of Bermanella sp. WJH001:
- a CDS encoding zinc ribbon domain-containing protein YjdM — translation MSLPACPKCQSEFVYQDQNHLICPECAYEWNPDEPDADVIEMKDANGTLLQEGDKVTFVKDLKVKGSSQVLKIGTKAVIKRIVEGKDHQLDCKVDGTGDMMVTAKFVKKA, via the coding sequence ATGTCATTACCTGCTTGCCCAAAATGCCAATCAGAATTTGTTTACCAAGATCAAAACCATTTAATTTGCCCTGAATGTGCGTATGAATGGAATCCGGATGAGCCCGATGCGGATGTCATTGAAATGAAAGATGCCAACGGCACCTTGTTACAAGAGGGCGATAAGGTGACGTTTGTAAAAGACCTTAAAGTGAAGGGCAGTTCTCAAGTACTTAAAATCGGCACGAAAGCGGTGATAAAACGCATTGTCGAAGGCAAAGACCATCAACTTGATTGTAAGGTCGATGGCACTGGCGACATGATGGTGACGGCAAAGTTTGTTAAAAAAGCGTAA